From Plasmodium chabaudi chabaudi strain AS genome assembly, chromosome: 12, the proteins below share one genomic window:
- a CDS encoding kinesin-like protein, putative (pfam_scan;Pfam:PF00225.19; E()=4.0E-48;score=163.9;query 74-390;description=Kinesin;~iprscan;Prosite:PS51257; score=6.0;query 1-28;description=null;~iprscan;InterPro:IPR001752 : Kinesin, motor region;Prosite:PS50067; score=38.091;query 55-390;description=Kinesin motor domain;~iprscan;InterPro:IPR001752 : Kinesin, motor region;SMART:SM00129; score=6.7E-16;query 55-396;description=Kinesin motor domain;~iprscan;InterPro:IPR001752 : Kinesin, motor region;PRINTS:PR00380; score=5.7E-17;query 242-259;description=Kinesin motor domain;~iprscan;InterPro:IPR001752 : Kinesin, motor region;Pfam:PF00225; score=3.3E-48;query 74-390;description=Kinesin motor domain;~iprscan;InterPro:IPR001752 : Kinesin, motor region;PRINTS:PR00380; score=5.7E-17;query 279-297;description=Kinesin motor domain;~iprscan;InterPro:IPR001752 : Kinesin, motor region;PRINTS:PR00380; score=5.7E-17;query 125-146;description=Kinesin motor domain;~iprscan;InterPro:IPR027417 : P-loop containing nucleoside triphosphate hydrolase;Superfamily:SSF52540; score=2.66E-62;query 58-399;description=P-loop containing nucleoside triphosphate hydrolase), translating to MHKRAYSESLGLIREELNNFFSFSIFSCTYTCVGKQNLKDIKYEIKVDEQKGKKLENVVVRIRKLEQNEELTLQTDPKDRTALYFKKDFEIEKYNFDLVFDENDNNEMIFNEIGGHEIVNSVCRGYKETIITYGQTGSGKTYTLFGSEKEYGIIYYFVYHLYKICNKKKYAKYSIYLSIYEILGDTLVDLMSYQNEKNIEFYTEEYYLKTIKYSYKVVNIKSYEAAKKMIDAACMLRNVEATSQNMRSSRSHAIIQFFVNISEPTISNNVKTVKDYYGVLTLVDLVGCEREEYNTNKNINKYEYKGGNTNDKTSARVLNSSLSSLNKMLRKMQMGNLDESDKRQSVLCKVLFNYIQKTCGVCLIFCFNPTLSQKSLTSSTLTMASECKKIKSKRKQLFYVNLETRDAFFKNIKSKDNTHTSATNNDSNNSNKKTSAKNEEQFQDTELDSVYSKCSQKSDMHSSEKDNIKGINDKVNIRNNSSIFVLCTNDDNNQIINITDKKTDNEKHNLLRNLLHEIVEEKIMEDKKNKNIIEQLKNDISKLKNECNFWKKETYNYHNKLKILNKNYLKINEFLFKTLNNNSINSTNSNDTKMNYNTRQNTNSPNSYHNYSLKKYPNETRKYEKSQSLSINLNRKLCEDNKNISISPRTHKKETLDIENSDLKKKNSISPDSFRTKKIIDSEENYSKKTDGYSKISSERYNLKSKPVTEIYQINEQGLEKNSFYNKHRSFSEAYNYDGKKSAK from the exons ATGCACAAAAGGGCATACAGTGAATCACTTGGGTTGATAAGAGAGGAATTAA ataattttttttcattttccattttttcttGTACATATACATGTGTAGGAAAACAAAACTTGAAGGACATAAAATACGAGATAAAGGTAGACGAGcaaaaagggaaaaagCTTGAAAATGTCGTAGTAAGGATTCGAAAGTTAGAACAGAATGAAGAACTAACTTTACAGACAGACCCGAAAGATAGGACtgcattatattttaaaaaagattttgaaattgaaaaatataactttGATTTAGTATTTGATGAGAAcgataataatgaaatgatatttaatgaaataGGGGGACATGAAATAGTTAATAGTGTATGTAGAGGATATAAAGAAACAATAATAACTTATGGTCAAACAGGGAGTGGCAAAACATATACATTATTTGGATCTGAAAAAGAATATggtataatttattattttgtttatcatttatataaaatatgtaataaaaaaaaatatgcaaaatattctatatatttaagtaTATACGAAATTTTGGGGGATACGTTAGTAGATCTTATGTCAtatcaaaatgaaaaaaacatcGAATTTTACACAGaggaatattatttgaaaactattaaatattcatataaagttgtgaatataaaaagttatgAAGCTgccaaaaaaatgattgaTGCTGCATGTATGTTGAGAAATGTCGAGGCCACCTCTCAAAACATGAG gtCTAGTAGATCCCATGCTattattcaattttttgtCAACATTTCTGAACCCACTATTTctaataatgtaaaaacaGTTAAGGATTATTATGGTGTTTTAACTTTGGTTGATTTGGTTGGATGTGAAAGGGaagaatataatacaaataaaaatataaataaatatgaatataaaggAGGAAATACAAATGATAAAACATCTGCTCGAGTTTTAAATTCATCTCTTTCTTCTCTTAATAAAATGCTCCGAAAAATGCAG aTGGGAAACTTGGATGAATCAGACAAACGACAAAGTGTTTTATGTAAAGTCTTATTTAactatatacaaaaaacaTGTGGGGTTTGTCtgattttttgttttaatccTACACTAAGTCAAAAAAGt CTTACCAGTTCTACTCTCACTATGGCAAGCGaatgcaaaaaaatcaaaagcAAAAGGAAACAACTATTTTATGTCAATTTGGAAACCCGAGAcgcattttttaaaaatataaaaagtaaagATAATACTCATACGTCTGCTACAAATAatgatagtaataatagtaataaaaaaacgagtgctaaaaatgaagaacaATTTCAAGATACAGAACTAGATAGTGTATATTCCAAGTGCTCACAAAAAAGTGACATGCACAGTTCAGAAAAAGACAATATTAAAGGCATAAATGACAAAGTAAACATTCGAAACAATTCGtcaatatttgttttatgcacaaatgatgataataatcaaattataaatataacagATAAAAAAACTGATAATGAAAAGCATAATCTTTTAAGAAATCTACTACATGAAATTgtagaagaaaaaataatggaagacaaaaaaaataaaaatattattgaacagttaaaaaatgatatttctaaattaaaaaatgaatgtaacttttggaaaaaagaaacatataattatcataataaattaaaaatattaaataaaaactatttaaaaattaacgaattcctttttaaaacgttgaataataattctatTAACAGTACCAACAGCAATGAcacaaaaatgaattataataCTCGACAAAATACCAACTCACCAAATAGCtatcataattattctcttaaaaaatatcccAATGAAACACGCAAATACGAGAAAAGCCAAAGTCTTTCAATCAATTTGAACAGAAAGCTTTGTGaagacaataaaaatatttccattaGCCCACGCACccataaaaaagaaacccttgatattgaaaatagcgatctaaaaaaaaaaaattcaatttCACCTGACTCGTtcagaacaaaaaaaattatagataGCGAAGAAAATTATTCGAAAAAAACAGACGGATATTCCAAAATAAGTTCAGAaagatataatttaaaaagtaaaCCTGTAACAgaaatttatcaaataaatgaacaaggtttagaaaaaaattcattctACAATAAGCATAGATCTTTTAGCGaagcatataattatgatggaaaaaaaagtgCGAAATAA
- a CDS encoding conserved Plasmodium protein, unknown function (tmhmm; query 1-1883; ~;query 1-222; ~;query 278-398; ~;query 1556-1561; ~;query 223-245; ~;query 255-277; ~;query 399-421; ~;query 1533-1555; ~;query 1562-1579; ~;query 246-254; ~;query 422-1532; ~;query 1580-1882), whose product MEGVDMSNQPGDPPENLSSFPKSLEIKQIDENAINTLSLDFTEWYQDFLNYTNYFFIENKNNIDIFFEVKESLKCSNLSLTQLLKNINLLSHVIYFQNLNEQNLLTSNDIEYIHNILYKNENNYSTTYTIVYNCIIFLTEVIRLSSHSGTKIFAYHQIYRSYHVVQKLLFKKYLHTNSNIKNSENFYVLKRNEAIFIENMIILNIIHMLNSDNKLLKMMGLYLCHIFINLVSQCNYIINFILTIIFQQIHYDEYTVAFSLLIDLVPYLSHDVLYYVIKKVYNHILLRPTHVGKTMESKKNKDNAQTNLNKPIKLNIHNIEIAKQIATNLFSYTACLFLGRIAIILNELTPYVSYFLFKQFWNIINKFIYLEYTSPIEENVVNIIDTYFYSTTILSIKNLYLFNLQIIILKLLLNISHTHLMTKRKIKFFTFRSILFLLKKKKIIPYISNKYFLPENKQFFKTNYFYFIYFTFILTIKNNEIIRWFNSLDLNDEPTKFMFIQIIYEISTIQNCLHLSKGNKTNDNQCVPSSHSSNHNFDQTFFDNCSSNIHDIYFDNFVNRFLTLVKGYSFEGEDKTKESSTNNYITLGKKMRNKTKRDTINDLPPNIIDRMNEVKNSNSVKKNEKGKQFPDHPEKGKFNFTINLSDEDKNNSNDNLKNEIGQNDRNIIKQYNETSLDIEKQIDTFFENLTKLAKENEQKKQLTIKELDINLVIKKNTKKKKKNEEKTEEQKKKKKKKSEEKTSYPSNLIINQPQIEGNKNAQPISPCSDIKSDGHTNEEISSIDSSISKSSSISEISNNINSASDNEMNTTPNTIFINKKNCETIENYFIYYCLYLLKKNKIKLGNLIRKDSLNRHHIFSNEYLQFKHVMKNRKVEKTVEYDNLEENLSDTSCPSKGKANNPYIPNDLTLKRILFIKILFFLYKHSKSILLKLHILKCLVILSKYIIFKDDAKNIVTIFNNLFIFLNIVNSSESKNNCIQNFMIDKHTSHSNSLYTQHLKKTNRKKNDEIYHDNIDNYQRIQNKYSNDFIYTSGTSNLYNTDLSMDMPNINGNNFEYILNELKNDINISIPSENFNFYDHYKENIPKSLIYTFLIDIICKLKNSKSSPIFKLIFHNLYSNKFIQAFDIFFILKKEHIMEILKDPFFYLVEQREKSDINNSNMLGEKKQSNDIYFIKTNTFYKTFHLFQFEKTNFRNVKLLFYFSFFNFHKDKDIMHEMRKKTIIFLTILNNIFSFDNTHTKKKLCTSQVNSLNPESKNYKTQNEIDTKNSLRKLKSFATSISDNNSVNDIEVNITDKISCENDNYMNESGSGITTWGSSASYSSIPYSEIYSSYSSSDEKSENYDDIYSISSISNKSLKNRLVKNYKNLENTEKLNSEDYIKINNLKNDQNSDISYCSHFYLYKIGILCIRAGYFKYGYKIFEKLYFLVNNRDIKLWFKALENYAKFYYIKRKGEHDNNKLSYLLRPIKFLENSEQFIKSIYKFKDNFFHLAIFLKIQINIYKAIDNLLTLVNDIKDEINFTLNYFFYNIDKLISSLKDIMITILIILNIKYLFSTLSKKILGIYIVLVKSLFLISLFLKHKIVPYLFLSPSFLINTFTNRELKQNKECDEKGENEEKDNNEEKEDKTNKRICKNCDEESDTSSMCNIDDMDNYEQDRSNMVINSIHNFIRFYIHKKKEKNIRKKIFSKELKNAEGKPFNDVFDYIMAMWDLRAFEFFFYEHIQNLREIYDNLFKDGIINKNKIITFIKIYLTVIYKINYPTPPIFLSSQLIPFVESSTYIYRSNTGKKTHEIESMKCIGQLVGSKSAAISSFHYCNIKLVFKSNIIKETNVKSRGTKVIYTVHMKIEDDDLKYFNIFLTPLDKKKNLIGQAKATVFFFKYI is encoded by the exons ATGGAAGGGGTAGATATGTCAAATCAGCCAGGGGACCCCCCCGAAAATTTAAGTAGCTTTCCTAAATCATTAGAAATAAAACAGATAGACGAAAATGCCATAAACACATTATCATTAGATTTTACAGAATGGTATCAAgactttttaaattatacaaattatttttttattgaaaataaaaataatatagacattttttttgaagtaAAAGAATCTTTAAAATGTTCAAACCTTTCATTAACccaattattaaaaaatataaatttgttatcACATGTCATATATTTCCAAAACTTGAAcgaacaaaatttattaacatctaatgatatagaatatatacataatatattatataaaaatgaaaataattattctaCCACCTATAcaattgtttataattgtataatatttttaactgAAGTAATAAGATTAAGTTCTCATAGTGGTACAAAGATCTTTGCATATCATCAAATTTATAGATCCTATCACGTAGTTCAAAAACtgttatttaaaaagtatttACATACCAATtcgaatataaaaaattctgaaaatttttatgtcttaaaaaggaatgaagcaatatttattgaaaatatgatcatattaaatattattcatatgctaaatagtgataataaattattaaaaatgatgggattatatttatgtcatatatttattaatttggtTTCTCaatgtaattatattattaattttatattaactaTTATATTTCAGCAAATACACTATGATGAATATACAGTTGCCTTTTCTCTTTTAATCGATCTAGTTCCATACTTATCACATgatgttttatattatgtaataaaaaaagtatataatcACATCTTGTTAAGACCTACACATGTAGGCAAAACAATGGAAtcaaaaaagaataaagaCAATGCtcaaacaaatttaaacaAGCCaatcaaattaaatatacataatatagaaATTGCCAAACAGATAGCAACCAATCTATTTTCCTACACAgcatgtttatttttagggCGTATtgcaattattttaaatgagCTAACTCCATATGttagttattttttatttaaacaattctggaacataataaataagtttatatatttagaaTATACTAGTCCTATTGAAGAAAAtgttgtaaatataatagatacttatttttatagtacTACAATAttaagtataaaaaatttatatttatttaatttacaaatcataattttaaaattattgttaaatatatcacACACACATTTAAtgacaaaaagaaaaataaaattttttacttttcgaagcatactatttttattaaaaaaaaaaaaaattattccatatataagtaataaatatttcttacCTGAAAATAAGCAATtctttaaaacaaattatttttattttatttattttacatttatattgaccatcaaaaataatgaaataattcgATGGTTTAATTCGTTGGATTTAAATGATGAACCTACTAAATTCATGTTTATTCAAATCATTTATGAAATATCTACTATTCAAAATTGTCTACATCTTTCAAAAGGAAACAAAACAAACGACAACCAATGTGTTCCATCCTCTCATTCGAGCAATCATAACTTTGATCAAACATTTTTTGACAATTGCTCTAGCAATATACATGATATTTACtttgataattttgttaatcGATTTTTGACCTTAGTGAAGGGCTACTCATTCGAAGGGGAAGACAAAACAAAAGAATCCTCGACTAATAATTACATAACCCTAGGAAAGAAAATGCGAAATAAAACGAAACGTGACACTATAAATGATTTACCTCCTAACATAATAGACCGTATGAACGAGGTGAAAAATAGCAACtcagttaaaaaaaatgaaaagggAAAACAATTTCCTGACCACCCAGAAAAAGgcaaatttaattttactataaatttaagtgatgaagataaaaataattcaaacgataatttaaaaaatgaaattggACAAAATGatagaaatattataaaacagTATAATGAAACAAGTCTAGATAtagaaaaacaaattgataccttttttgaaaatttaacGAAACTAGCTAAAGAgaatgaacaaaaaaaacaattaacTATAAAAGAGCTAGACATTAATttagttataaaaaaaaatactaaaaaaaaaaaaaaaaatgaagaaaaaactgaagaacaaaaaaaaaaaaaaaaaaaaaaatcagaaGAAAAAACTAGCTACCCTTCTAACCTCATCATAAATCAACCACAAATTGAAGGAAACAAAAATGCTCAACCTATTTCACCATGTAGTGATATAAAAAGTGATGGACATACAAATGAAGAGATAAGCTCCATCGATAGTTCAATAAGCAAAAGCAGTTCAATAAGTGAAATAAGTAATAACATAAATAGTGCATCCGATAATGAAATGAATACCACACCAaataccatttttataaataaaaaaaattgtgagactattgaaaattattttatatattattgtttatatttattaaaaaaaaataaaataaagctAGGAAATTTAATTCGTAAGGATAGTCTAAATCgtcatcatattttttcgaatgaatatttacaatttaaACACGTTATGAAAAATAGAAAAGTTGAAAAGACAGTAGAATATGATAACCTTGAAGAAAATTTAAGTGATACTTCATGTCCTAGTAAAGGAAAAGCAAACAATCCATATATCCCAAACGACTTAACTTTAAAAAGAATTTTGTTTATCAagattttgttttttttatataagcaTAGTAAATCTATATTACTAAAACTGCATATATTAAAGTGCTTAgtaattttatcaaaatatataatattcaaaGATGACGCTAAAAATATCGTTACAATATTTAACaatctttttatatttttaaatattgtaaatTCAAGTGAAtcgaaaaataattgtattcaaaattttatgattGACAAACATACTAGCCATAGCAATAGTTTATATACAcaacatttaaaaaaaacaaatagaaaaaaaaacgatgaaatatatcatgataatattgataattATCAACgtattcaaaataaatatagcaatgattttatttacacCTCTGGGACTTCTAATCTTTACAATACTGATTTGTCTATGGATATGCCTAAcataaatggaaataattttgaatatattttaaatgaacttaaaaatgatataaatatttctataccttctgaaaattttaatttttatgaccATTATAAAGAGAATATACCCAAAAGTTTGATctacacatttttaatagatattatatgtaaattaaaaaatagcaaGAGTAGccctatttttaaattaatttttcataacctttatagtaataaatttattcaagcttttgatatattttttattttaaaaaaagaacatATTATGGAAATTTTAAAGgatccatttttttatttagtaGAACAGAGAGAAAAATCAGATATTAACAATAGCAATATGCTTGGTGAAAAAAAGCAAAGCAAtgacatatattttataaaaacaaatactttttataaaacatttcATTTGTTCCAATTTGAGAAAACTAATTTTAGAAATGTAAAGttgcttttttatttttcctttttcaattttcaTAAAGACAAAGATATTATGCACGAAAtgcgaaaaaaaacaattatatttttaaccattttaaataatatattctcttttgataatacacacacaaaaaaaaaattatgtacaaGTCAGGTAAATTCATTAAACCCAGAAtcgaaaaattataaaacacaaaatgaaatagatacaaaaaattcattACGAAAGCTGAAATCATTTGCTACGTCAATTTCTGATAACAATAGTGTCAACGATATCGAAGTTAATATAACTGATAAAATTTCAtgtgaaaatgataattatatgaacgAGTCAGGCAGTGGTATAACAACATGGGGAAGCTCAGCTAGCTATTCGTCTATTCCATATTctgaaatatattcatcatATTCTTCTTCCGATGAAAAATCCGAAAATTATGATGACATATATTCCATTTCATCCATTTCAAATAAGTCCCTTAAAAATAGATTggtaaaaaattacaagaACTTGGAGAATACCGAGAAATTAAATTCGGaagattatataaaaataaacaatttaaaaaatgatcaaAATAGTGATATTAGCTACTGCTCTCATTTTTACCTGTACAAGATAGGAATTCTTTGTATACGTGCTGGATATTTTAAGTATggttataaaatatttgagaaattatactttttagtaaataatagagatattaaattatggTTTAAAGCTTTGGAAAATTATgccaaattttattatataaaaagaaaaggtgaacatgataataataaattgtcatatttattaagacctataaaatttttagaaaattcTGAACAGTtcataaaaagtatatataaatttaaagatAACTTTTTCCAtctagctatttttttaaaaatccaaataaatatatataaagcaATTGACAATTTGCTAACCCTtgtaaatgatataaaagatgaaataaattttactttaaattattttttttataatatagacAAACTTATTTCGTCattaaaagatataatgataactatattaattatattaaacattaaatatttattttcaactctatcaaaaaaaatactaggtatatatattgttttagtCAAATCGTTATTTTTGATCTCcctatttttaaaacataagATTGTAccctatttatttttaagcccatcatttttaataaatacattCACTAATCGAGAATTAAAGCAAAACAAAGAATGTGACGAAAAAGGAGAAAACGAAGAAAAAGACAAcaatgaagaaaaagaagacaaaacaaataaaaggaTATGCAAAAATTGTGATGAAGAAAGTGATACAAGCAGTATGTGTAATATAGATGATATGgataattatgaacaagACAGGTCAAATATGGTAATTAATTcaattcataattttatacgattttatattcataagaaaaaggaaaaaaatattagaaaaaaaatattctcaaaagaattaaaaaatgcagAAGGAAAACCATTTAATGATGTTTTTGATTACATAATGGCTATGTGGGATTTAAGAGCAttcgaattttttttttatgaacatattcaaaatttgaGAGAGATTTAcgataatttatttaaagatggaataataaataagaacaaaattataacatttataaaaatatatttaacagttatatataaaattaattatccAACTCCTCCCATATTCTTATCATCCCAACTTATACCATTTGTGGAAAGTTcaacatatatttacagATCG AATACGGGCAAAAAAACCCATGAAATCGAATCGATGAAGTGCATTGGTCAACTCGTAGGATCAAAG AGTGCCGCAATATCCAGTTTCCATTATTGTAACATTAAACttgtttttaaaagtaatataataaaggaGACAAATGTAAAGAGCCGAGGCACCAAGGTGATATATACAGTTCATATGAAAATAGAAGATGAtgatttgaaatatttcaatatatttttaactccccttgataaaaaaaaaaacctGATTGGTCAGGCAAAAGCAaccgtttttttttttaaatacatttaa